DNA from Peromyscus leucopus breed LL Stock chromosome 3, UCI_PerLeu_2.1, whole genome shotgun sequence:
ctcctgccccagcctccccccagtgctgggactggagatgggcgccaccacacctgggtcaGATGGATCTGCTGTCTGTGCCCTCAGCCAGCCCCACCAATGCCAGTTCATCTAGAATCCCATCCCTTAGTAGATTTTTGACCGCCTTTGGCTCCCATAAGGCCTGATGGCGCCACACTTGACACTGCCTTCTGCTTCTCAAGAGGAAGGTAAGTGTGGGAGACTGCGATCTTGGCTTTTAATGGAGAAACACACCCCCTCCTCAGGCCGGCCCAGCCACAGGTAGCACCGCCTCGGGGCACTTGAGCACAAGCTGCCGAGTCGTCCCTCCCCAGCGAGGTTCAGTTCTTCCCTCCCCGGCGAGGTTCAGTTCTTCCCTCCCCGGCGAGGTTCAGTTCTTCCCTCCCCGGCGAGGTTCAGTTCTTCCCTCCCCAGCGAGGTTCGTGCCTCAGGTTTTGCGACTGACACCTGCCTGTGCATCCAGAGAATACCGGGCGGGCTACAGCCTGGCCTTTTCAGTCCGTAATAGGAAACACATTCTGGTTCTGGCCAGTCTTGTGGGGTGGGGTCTCGTGGAGACGGAAGTGTAGGCTGGCCGTGGTACCCCTTCTGATCACAGCCTCGCTCACCAACGCCCCTCTCACTGCACCCCTGCTTTTCTGCCTTGCCCTCGTGGCCACGCTGGCTTGATGAAAACCCGGTCTGAATCCCACCTCCGCTTGTCTCTCACGTCTATAACCCCCCTCTGGTCAGTCACCAGTCATTCCTCTGAATGGTTGATGGACGCCCCCTTGTCACCTTCAGATCACAAAGGCTTTTGAAAACACGGCTTCCTCACCTGGGGCCATGGCTTCTTTTTATGTGTAAACAAGACTCAAGGCCTTAGTTTGGcctttgaacccaggtcccctttGACCTaggatatatattattttttttcctttttgagatggggtctcacgcaggtagctctggctgccatggaactgtagaccaggctggcctggaactcgcagagattctcctgcctctgctggtattctcctcccaaatgctggtattaaaggcgcgCATCACCACACCAGGACTAGGATATACTTTTGAAAAGACCCTTGTTCTCTTCTCAAACTGCTGTGGGCAGCTCACTCCCTATAAGGCCCCTCCCCATTCTCTAAGCTCCGGGTGCACATCCGTGTCTTCCTGTAGTCCCTTCCCCTGACTTGAGACCTgcacattttgttgttttttcctttgaagagaaCTCATTACCACAGCATTCTTTTTCGCTTAAAGGTCGGTGGAGGGATGCTGTTATGGCTTAGCGATGCATTTGAGTGTCAAGTTGGCAAGGGCTGGGCTATGTTGGTTAGTTTTAACCAGCAGTTTGACACAACCTAGACTCATCTGTGAAAGAAAGAATTAATGAGGTAATTCATTATCTCAATCAAGTTGGCCTGGTGGGCGCGTCCGagggagattgtcttgattgttaactgcTGTAGAAGACCCAGCCGCTTGTGGAACCCACCATTCTCCAGGCAGGGGCCCTAAATAGTTTAAGAGACTAGCTGGgcaagcgagcgagcgagcgagcgagcaaggACCCACGCTTTATCCTCCTTGCTTTTGACTGTGGACAGGATGCCTTAAGTTCCTACTTTAACTCCCCTGATGTAATGAACCAGGGCCCTTTTATATCCATAACCAGCCCCCCTTTATTCCccagagttgcttttggtcaaggtcAAAGCCGGAAACAAGAAACCAGGACCCACGGCCtctcctgtccatcatcatccCGTGCCCCATCCCAGCCCTCTCCGTTTCCTGTCCTTATTCATTCTTCCTGCACTTACCAAGTCTGTCTTtcagttctcctgtctccatgtcATCTCCCTGGGGCTGTAGCTTCCGGGTCTTGTTCAGCACAGGTCACCACAAGCCCTGTCTGTAACAGTGCCCTCAATACGCCTTCTTTTAATCCACTAAAGGCCTTTCTCCCTGACCCTTTCCCCACCTAGGCTCCGCTGCCGAGGTAATGGCGGCGGGGCACACTGCTCCCCCTCAGCACAGCCCACAGCGGGACCTTGTGAGCGTTGGTGTAACTGCAGCCTGTCatccgttccccccccccccaaaggccaCATGGCTCTTGCCAGTACTTGATGCGGAGTCAGCAGCCCAGAAAGCATCGCTCTGTGTGGTCTTTTGGAGACCAGGGCTTCTGGGTGCTAAGGGGGCAGCAGAGCCACGTGATGGACTTGAGGGGCTATGCGGATGGAGAGACTCGTGAAGGATGCAGGCTTTAGCAGGGCAAATgccagagctggggggggggatcGATGGACCTGGGGATGAGCTGGAGACGTTCACAGACTCGTGAAGGATGCAGGCTTCAGCAGGGCAAATgccagagctgggggtgggaggggatcGATGGACCTGGGGATGAGCTGGAGACGTTCACAGACACTCCGGCTAACACCTGGCTTGCTTCTGTGTTGTCTTTAGCCACACCAGTGCCGACTACAACTCCTACAACCAAATCTACAGCTGCTACTGCAAGTCAGAGCAAGCAAGACTCTTCGACAGCACCGGCTAGCACAGCGTCGGCAAAACCTGTAACTGGTGGCCCAGGGACAACCACACTTTCTTCAACCCAGACAACCACTTCTCCATCACCCGAAGCACCGGTCCCAGGCTCATCTCCAACTACTACTACAATGCAAAATACTACTACAGGCCAGCGTGGTGGCAGCGGAACTACTGAGGCAGCCTCCAGTGGCCCCCAGCAGAACAAGACGGACACAGTCACGCCTCCCGGCAGCAGTGCCCGCCCTGGGAGCAGTGCCCCCCTTGGTAGCACTGGACCGCCGGGCTCCGCTGGAGGCAGGAGCGGCGGCAATGCCACCACGGTCCCTCCGGAGAGTGACCAGCTGACCACGGCAGCCTCCTCCCCGACTCCCGTCCCCTTAACTACCTCAgagcttcctcctgcctccacaacAGCCAGCACAGCCAGCCCTGGCCAGCCTGTGGCTACTCCTGCACAAATCACAGACAGCCATTCTACCAGGTTTCCTAGCAGTCCCAGCCCTGTGGCCAGCTCTGACTTCCCCGTGACCCCAGGGAGACCTACCACACACGGTAAGTCATTTTTGGGCATCTTtcccccccctttctctttttctcctcttttattcCCCTGCCCCTCTTTCcctttgtgttttctgagacagggtttctctggatagccctggctattctggaactcactctgtagaccgcctgcccctgccccctaagtgctgggattaaaggtgtgtgccaccatgccaggctgcttttgtttttcttaagaagtgagaagggctggagagatggctccgtgggtaagagCACAGGCTCCTcatacagaagacccaggttcaagtctcgGTGCCCAGGGGCAATTGACAACCATCTGTAGTCATCTGGCACCCTCTGCTGGTCGCCATGGGTACTGCATACATGCGGTCCATGGACAAAAATGCCGGTggagcactcacacacagaaaagaaatcttAGAAAGACAGAGAATCACGGCAGCGCATTTTCCCATACTGTAGCTCAGTTGGAGTTCTGAGGTGTGTGTTGAGCTTTAAACATTCTGTGTGTCTCCTGCCTTCATCAGACCTAGCCGTGGGCTCCCTTTGTAGCAGCAACAGGGCTAACAACGCCTAGATCCAACCAAGCCAGAACCTATGTGGTTGTGGTTGGCAGGGCCTTAGGATGCTCTGGCAGCCCACAGTCAGAAGCACATccgcctgacaacccgagttggATCTCAGGGACCCGTGTGGTGGGAAAGGAGGGCCGACTCCCGCAAGCTCGCTGGCTTGCTTTCAGAACTTGTGGCATGTTACTTACCGCTGTTTTCTAccttcctctcccccatccctcccaccctcccttttctgagactggctggcctggaaggaaCTTGCTGTGTTCCTTgaggcctggcctcaaactcacagagatctacctgcctcagcctcccaaatgctgggattacaggcctgcgccGTCCATCACACCCCTTCTTATTTCTATTTCCCTCTATTTATTTGTCAAGTGCCAGTCTTACCTGGGTACGTTAGCGTCAGAATCTATGGCCAGATCAGGAGCCTTAAAGTTCTGACTCCGTTTCTGTGCCCGAGCGCGTGCACTGGGGGACAGTGGCCACAAACACCCTGTGACAGGGCGGGATGTCTGTCCAGATCCCCCACACTTCCAGCTCTGCCACATGACCTCGGGTGAGTCACCCAGCCTCAGCGACCTTGTTGATGAATCTGGCTGTGAAGTACCCTCCTAAAGGAGCCAGCACCTTTGAAATAGCacagcccccaacacacacacaaacacacacacacacacacacacacacacacacacacacacaagtgcccTGTGTATGTTAGCTGAGCCTCCACCCGTGGTTCAGATAGGTTAACTGTGTCATCCTTTCTGTGACTTCTACTCAGTTCTTACCTCATCCAAGTCTGACTCATTCGGTACCATGGCCCAGGCCCCAGGTCTTCATGCCTGCCTCTTATTCCCCCATAGCCGCTGGCTTCAGCTGGCCTCCTCAGCCTTTGCTTTGTCTGTTGCAGCACCGCTGGACTCCTCCAAAGAGACCCCTCCCCCCATCACCAGCCAGAGGCCAGGCACCTCTACATTGCCTTTATCCACACCGCGGCAGCCTACAGGGTCTCCGGGGGGAACTGCGATCGTGCCTGCCACCGAGGAATTCACACGTTCCAGCTCTAATCTGACTCCAACAGCCCCTCAAGGCCCCAGCACACCCTCTCCTACCTGGACTTTCAGGGATTACAAGGTAATTCTAGCAGCAGGTGGGATGAGAAAGCCCAGACTCAAGGGGAGTCTTTTCCGGGCAGCCAGGTACATTCCTGGCTCTGAAACTGGCCGGCCATGCCCGCACCTCGCCCTGGGCACTCCTGTGCCGCTGGCCCTCATGGAGGGGAGACTCAAAGATGAGCTGACTTTGTGCCTTAACCCTTCATCTCCTGACCTCTTCCAGCTGAAGTGTGACTCTCCTGTAAGCCCAGACGAAGGACTGCTGGTTCTGAATGTCACAGGAGCCAGCCTTTGTGTGAGTACACACGCCCGAGCCCCAGCCCACCCCTACAGCCCACCCCAGGCCACCAACTCCCCAAAGGGAGCAGACTTCTGAGTCAGGCCATGCACACAGGACTGCTGCAGGCCGGGGCAGATGCAGGCCCTCCCCTCAGCTTTCCATGCTCCAAGCGGTCTGAGAGTTGAGAGACCCTGGTCACAGTTcctgcgtgtgcgtgtgcgtgtgcgtgcgcgtgcgcgtgcgcatgcgtgtgtgtgtgtgtgtgtgtgtgtgtgtgtgtgtgtgtgtgtgtgtggtattggtAGGTTAGCTGGGCCATGTGGCTCAGGCCTCTTAATTCCAGCTACTTAAGGAGTTGAGGCACCATGGCTGAAGTCTAAGTCAGACTTGGCTCCAGAGTATATTTGAGGCCATCCCTGGCAATTCAATGAGACCTTTCTCCTTAAAAAGTAACAAGAGTGCTCGAGATAAAGCCTTTGACTAGCATGCGCCAGGTCCTGGGTTTACTCTCCAGTACCTCAGAAAAGAGTTAAGTTCTGACTGATGACCCTCTGTCCTGATAGTGGATTCTGATTCCCCGGTCCTCTGCATAGCTGTAGAAGAGGGTATAGCAATGCGTACAGCTCCCTTCACACTGCCATCCGCTGGGGCCAAGGGGTTCCTTGGGCCGCACAGCACACAGCCTTTGATAACCTCGGGATGGGTGGTGGCTGGCTTGTTGCTGCCCTCTACTGGCCAGTGCCAATTTTTGCAGCCACTTCTGGGAGCAAGAACTGAAGAGTTTGGTCTCTAGGATGGAGACCTTGGGCTCTGCGTTGTTTTCTTCCAAGGACTCTGTTTTGCCGATGCTTACGTAATGAGCTATAGAAGCATGCATTTGACCATCAGAGGTTTAGAGGAAGTGGTGTTGTCCTGGGGTGAGCTttggagagaaggcaggaagaacatcgaaaccccccaccccccagatgaTGTTTTAGGCTGTGTAGCCAGTGGGAAGCATTCCTTCCCTTTTCTagaaaaggaagatggaaagCGCTGGATTCACTCCTGGTGATGGAGTAAAATACTACTAAAAGAAACCACACGTGGAAAGTGTAGAGGGTGACCTGTGGAGACCTACAGAATGCTGGGGTCAAGAGTTCATGTATTCATCTCGGCCCCTCATCCAGAGTCAGGAAGGGAAACGTCAGCGCTTGAGCCTGAACTGGCAGTATTGAGTAAAAGCCCACACCTTGCAGCTCACAGTCAGCCCCTAACGCCATGTTTCCGTGTTCTTTCGGCTTAGGTCTGTGTAAGCAACCCAGTGACCCACCCCAGAGCTCCATACTGCCCACTCAGCGTGTCTTGCTTTCCCTGTCAGCCTGTTTCGGGCCACAGCCTTAGCCTATAGATGGGAGCAGGGGTATTATTTGGGGGTATTTACTATCTCGGGGAGCTGTGTGGCCTTCCAATGAGTAAATGGCCCCAAGAGGCTAGAGAACAGGGTTTGACTCCCGGATTGTGGTTCTGCCCTGGTGCTGTGCCTCTGTGGTGGGGTGCTGAGGCCTGACCATGCAGCCGCTGACTGCAGAGCCTCAGGGAACttgcagggaggaaagggaagctgggaaggTGGTATGACTCAGAGACGAGATGCAGACTGAGGGAGCGGGAAAACCTGGGACAAGGCAGGAGAGGATAAGGAGGCGAAGACAAAACTTGATCTCTGGCAACCCAGGAACAGCATCCGTGAAATGTGGAGGAAGGGGTTCTTGCAAATGACAGGAGAAGGGGGCGAGCCCAAGCCGTTGTCGCGACCTCGGAATCACCTGCGCTCTCTGTTCAACAGGAAGGGAGCCCCCCGGATGAAAAACTCGTGGAACTGCTGTGCCGTTCGGTCAAAGCCTCCTTCAAGCCAGCTCAAGACCAGTGCACTCTACAGGTGGCACCCATTATAAACAACCAGGGCGTGGCAGTGAAAAAACGTCATCATTGAGAGTGAGTTGAGGGTGAGGGGATCCCAGCCTGTGTGGGCGGGAGTGCCACAGAGAGGTGGTTTGGGGGTGATGCCGCCTAAGAATTTTCAAGCCAGGAAGCATCCCAGGAGACCCGAGGGACTGAGATACAGGACCTCCTCCTCTCgggtgcccccccccaccccttccataGCACTCCGGGCTGGACCCTGGAGGCAGcagactctccctctctcccacagcTAAACTCTCTCCCAAAGACGTGTTTGAGCTGCTGAAGGACAAGTGGGATGACCTGAGAGAGGTAAGCagctctgtcctgtcctgtcctacaTCCTCTGTCCTCTGGTGTGGAAGGCCCTTTGATCACGTAAGCATCTGGAAGAAAGGCACACCTCAGTGGACAGAGTGGGTAGTGGGGTGGGGGAAACCCCCACACAAGGGCCCACAAATGGATAGGATGGAGACGAGAGGCCAGGACTCTGTTCTCTGCCACTCAAGTTCTCTTTCTTGGCTAGGCGGGAGTCAGTCACATgatgctggggaaggaaggaccACCGGAAGCCAATGAGGACCGCTTCAGCCTGCCACTCATTATCACCATCGTCTGCATGGCATCCTTCCTGCTCCTCGTCGCTGCTCTCTACGGCTGCTGTCACCAGCGCATTTCCCAGAGGAAGGACCAGGTAGGCATTTTCCTTCTCAAGCCAGGGAGCAACCAGCCAGGGAACTCTCACTCAATCCCTCCACACTGAGTGGGCCTGGCCTCTTCTGACAGACGCACTGTGGCGGCTAGAGCAGAAACACTGGGTTCAGGTCCTAGTTCGGCCCCTCGTCCTATGTGTCACTTTTTAAGTCGGTCCTAAGTCTGCAGCCTTGACATGGGCACAGAGGGGATGGTACCTTGCGGAGCTGCTCCGGAGATTTAGGGATATAAATGGCCTTAGGCAAGTGCCCCTCTAACCAAAACTTCTTTCGCCTGACCTACTAGAACCACCATCTTCTCTGGTGTGGTGGCGTACAtctgtaatcgcagcacttgggaagctgaggcaggaggatcacaagattgaggtcagcctgggctatatatagtGTGAGcctgtctcataaacaaaacTGCCGCCATCTTTACGGTGCCGTTCTGCTGTGGGTCTCAACCCTGGCTGCAGACTCCTGGGAGCATTAAGAAAGTTCCTCTACCCGGTGACCTCATACACTGAATGGAGCATGAGTGATGGCGATGTGTATCCACGGCCTCAGAGCGCAAATCTCAGCAGGCTGCTGCCACCTGCAGCATGGGGGGCCGTAAGGACCACCATCTCCATCTTGCTCATTTGAGAAGCCCTGTCGgctggaactctttttttttttttttttttttttttgtcttgttttatttattagggAATGAGGTAggaattttgagaattttatgagggagggatgaaggagagaaaaaagaacttAAGGACAAAACGTTCAAAAATCTATCTCTACTGATATCACAGATTGCCACTGGAATGAAGATAAGACACCAGTTGATAATTTTAGGATATAGGGAAGTGCTCACGAGATGGTCAGGGTGACCCCCTGAAGCATCTGCTCCCACAAATGAGCCTCGGGAATTTACTGTAGCCAACTTGGGGTCCCTGGGTAGAATGGGGGAAATAGGTTTCATGTTAAAGCTCACAGCTCTTTAAATTGCCTTCTTCCTGGGGTCTGTATCTCTACTCTAGCAACGACTCACAGAGGAGCTGCAGACAGTAGAGAATGGTTACCATGACAACCCAACCTTGGAAGTGATGGAGACGCCTTCAGAGATGCAGGAGAAGAAGGTGGTCAACCTTAATGGGGAACTGGGGGACAGCTGGATCGTCCCTCTGGACAACCTGACCAAGGATGACCTAGATGAGGAGGAAGACACACACCTCTGAGTCTGCCGGCTCCCCAACAGCACTGCCGAGCTCCGAACCACCCGAAGTGCCATTGGGACGGGGGAAGCTTCCCACGGGAAGAGGGAAAGCCTGGGGAGGGAGCATGGACTCTGAGGGctgcctcctccccatccccacaggGCCTTAATTTTCCCTTTCAAAAGTCACATTCTGTCCAGTTTCCTCGTGTAAAATAACCCACTCGTGCCTGAGCCCAGAGCCGCTGGAGGACGAGAGGAAGCTGGAAAAAGCCGCGTTAGGGGCTGTGGAGCGCCTGCCTCTAGCTGTGGCAACCTC
Protein-coding regions in this window:
- the Podxl gene encoding LOW QUALITY PROTEIN: podocalyxin (The sequence of the model RefSeq protein was modified relative to this genomic sequence to represent the inferred CDS: deleted 1 base in 1 codon), which encodes MENRAKKTLMQKLPPENSRPALPKLKLCIRERLKCLLRRGGLQGLQPAKAPKVGGLLPRLSRRRRRGPGARQGRFYRNSQAGDLCLRARAAALWRIPAGPLQKLCVGHRRRGPWRAHRHAATARAQIYRTPNGRAHIHTLTLTLTHTRAGRDRQPVLPRPPRSRAEFPPLLIVRGPAPAQPPPRPTPPPLWASSWGRGRRPARTGRGGSRRSSARWAAAAQTPPGPQPPSLLAVGSAPQPSSAAGRRGRRSATPEFAAVARPPPSGADAPAAQTSDPAPEPQPPAPSPRARITMGPALALSPLLLLLLLPPPSLSNKTTPVPTTTPTTKSTAATASQSKQDSSTAPASTASAKPVTGGPGTTTLSSTQTTTSPSPEAPVPGSSPTTTTMQNTTTGQRGGSGTTEAASSGPQQNKTDTVTPPGSSARPGSSAPLGSTGPPGSAGGRSGGNATTVPPESDQLTTAASSPTPVPLTTSELPPASTTASTASPGQPVATPAQITDSHSTRFPSSPSPVASSDFPVTPGRPTTHAPLDSSKETPPPITSQRPGTSTLPLSTPRQPTGSPGGTAIVPATEEFTRSSSNLTPTAPQGPSTPSPTWTFRDYKLKCDSPVSPDEGLLVLNVTGASLCEGSPPDEKLVELLCRSVKASFKPAQDQCTLQVAPIINNQGVAVKKVIIETKLSPKDVFELLKDKWDDLREAGVSHMMLGKEGPPEANEDRFSLPLIITIVCMASFLLLVAALYGCCHQRISQRKDQQRLTEELQTVENGYHDNPTLEVMETPSEMQEKKVVNLNGELGDSWIVPLDNLTKDDLDEEEDTHL